The Maridesulfovibrio hydrothermalis AM13 = DSM 14728 DNA window CCGTGAAGCTGCCAAGACAAAGATTTCACTGCCACACTCACGGAAAATGGACTCTCATTGATGATTCGTACAATGCCAATCCACTTTCCATGAACAAGGCAATTGAGACAGCAAAAGACATTGCCGGAGAAAGACCACTGATTCTGGTTCTGGGCGATATGCTGGAACTGGGTGATGAAGCCGGCTGCGCCCATTGTGATCTGGGCGATAAAATAGCTGACATCAAACCTGCTGCAACTTTCTACCACGGAAGACATTACAGCGAAGTAGCCTCCAAGACTAACGGCTCCACACTTGTTCCTGTGAACAAGCCTGATGAATTTTTAAACGGAATTCATGAACTGGGTTTAAGCGACGCGGTGGTTCTTTTTAAAGGGTCAAGATCCTGCCGCATGGAAAAATATTTCCACGCTCTTAACAGCAAAATCAATGGGGAGACCGGAGGAGACAACGCATGATTTATCATTTTCTAGTCCCCCTAAGTGCGCAACTGGGTATCTTTAACGTATTTAGATACATCACGTTCAGGTCCATATACGCCCTGCTTACTGCGCTTCTTATTACTATTGTACTCGGCCCCATTATGATGCGCTGGCTGCAAAAAGTTAAATGCGGACAGTACATTCAGGAAGACGGGCCTTTGCAGCATCAGTGCAAGGCGGGAACCCCTACTATGGGCGGCCTGCTTCTGGGATTTGGAGTACTGGTCTCCACCCTGCTATGGGCAGACCTGACCAATGTTTACGTCTGGCTGACTATGCTGGTTTTTGCCGGATTCGGAATTGTGGGCTTTGTGGATGATTATACCAAAATCAAACGCAAACAGAACAAGGGAATTTCCGCATCGGCGAAGCTTTTCGGCCAATTGCTTGTTGCCGGAACAGCCGTTGGATTTTTGATTATGCAGCCGGCTTATTCCACAGAACTGGCTGTACCTTTTTTCAAAAACTTCACTCCCGATCTGGGCTGGATGTATCTGCCTTTCGCCTTACTGGTAATGATCGGGGCTTCTAACGGTGTAAACCTGACAGATGGACTGGACGGGCTGGCAATCGGACCATCCATTACAAATGCCACCTGTTACGCCTTTTTTATCTACATTGCTGGTCATGTGGGTATGTCCACCTACCTCAATGTCCCCCACGTTCCGGGAGTTGGCGAGGTTACAGTTTTCTGCGGAGCCTTAGTGGGAGCAGGGCTTGGTTTCCTCTGGTACAACGCTTACCCCGCCCAGATATTCATGGGCGATGTAGGTTCACTCAGCATCGGCGGAGTACTCGGATTTATCGCGGTTCTGTGCAAGCAGGAACTGTTGCTTACCATCGTCGGCGGAGTTTTTGTTTTTGAAACTGTCTCTGTGATTATGCAGGTCGGCTATTTCAAAGTAAGCGGCGGCAAACGAATTTTCCGTATGGCCCCGCTGCATCATCATTTTGAACACAAAGGTGTTTCCGAATCTAAAATTGTAATCAGATTCTGGATCATCTCAATTCTGATGGCCCTCATGGCCCTCAGTACTCTGAAAATCAGGTAGCAGGTTATGGATAGCGCATTCGTACAACAGGTCACAACGACCCGCATGTTTACCGACCGGCTGGCAGTAGTTGCCGGAGCCGGACGTTCCGGTATTGCTGCAGCAAAATTGCTGCACGCTCTCGGAGCGACTGTGCGCATTGTTGATGCGAATAAAAAGCTGACCGGCGCAATCCTTGAAGGACTCGGTGATGAGGCCCGGCTAATGACAGGACCGTTCTGTCAGGAACAATTTGCAGGCGCGGACGTTATCGTGGTCAGCCCCGGAATTCCGGTTCGCAAGATCAGGCCTTTTATTGGTGATCTGCCCGCGCGTAAAATAATTTCCGAACTGGAGCTGGCCTCGTGGTTTGCTGATGAGCCGAAAATCGCCATCACCGGAACAAACGGAAAGACAACTACCACTGCACTGATCAAACATATTCTGGAACAGTCCGGCAGAACAGCTTTTGCCGGAGCAAATTACGGCACTCCGCTCTCTGAATATATCCTTGAAAAAGGACAGTGCGATGTACTTGTTCTGGAAGTTTCCAGTTTTCAGCTTCAGAACTGCCGCCTGTTCAGGCCCAACGCCGCGATCCTGCTCAATGTTTCAGCCAACCATCTGGACTACCATCTGGATATGGCTGAATACCTTGCTGCAAAGCTGAAAATATTTGAACGCCAGAGCAGTGATGGTCTTGCAATTCTTCCGGCTGAAATGCGCGCCGTGCTTGATCCTAAAACTTTCACCCGCGCGGAAGTAAAATGGTTTGACGGGGAGAAGTTTCCGCAGCAGCCCAATCTGCCCGGAAATCATAACCGCCTCAATATTGAAGCGGCGTGGCTGGCACTGGAAAAGATTGGACTGACTCTCGAAGAATTTGAGGCCGGTCTTAAAACTTTTACAGGTAAGCATCATCGCATTGAAAACATCGGTACTGTCCGAGGAGTACAGTTTATCAACGACTCCAAGGGAACCAACCTTGATGCCGTCAAGGCTGCTCTGAGAAGTTTTGAAGGTCCGGTTAAACTGCTGCTCGGCGGAAAATTTAAAGGCGGAGACGTGACTGAACTTATTCCTGCCATGAAAGGCAGGGTTGACGAAGTAGCCCTGTTCGGTGCCGGACGGGAACATTTTGAACCGGCCCTGAAGAACCATTTCAAAATTTCATGGCACGAAAATCTTGATAAAGCTGTGCATAAACTTTTTGCAGACAGCGCGGCAGGAGACACTATTCTGCTTTCGCCGGGCACAGCAAGCTTTGATGCTTACACAGGATATGAGGCTAGAGGCGATCATTTCAAAAGGATCATGGAGGAACTGTCTTGAATAAGAAAAAGAACCTCTCCGGCAAACCGGAACGCCCTGATTACTGGCTGCTGGCCGCGGCATTGCTGCTGGCCTGCTTCGGCCTGATGATGGTTCTGTCTGCCAGCGGAATCATGGCAGAGCGTTTCTTTGACGATAAATACCTGTTCTTCAAAAAACAGGCTATGTTTCTCGTTGCCGGTACTTCTTTGATGTACCTCTGCTCCCGTCTGCCCAAGGCTGTATTTTATAATATGGTTTATGTCTGGCTCATGGGCGCATTCATATTGCTGCTGCTTTGCGATTTTTCGCCCTTGTCGTTCTCGGCAGGCGGCGCAAAACGCTGGATCGTTTTAGGCCCTGTGCGCATTCAGCCTCTTGAATTCTGCAAGCCTGCACTGATTTTTTATCTGGCTTACTTTTTCTCGCGCAAACAGGATATGATCAAAACTTTCAGTGTAGGATTTCTACCGCCTTTTGCCATTACCGGTGCACTTTGCATACTGCTCATGATGCAGCCGGATTTCGGCGGTTCAGTCTTTTTGTGCATGATCCTTTTCTTCATGAGTCTGGTAGGCGGAACCCGCATATCATATCTGATCATGTCGCTGTTTTTTGCCGGCGGGGCCGGATATATGCTCATTACAAGCTCTCCTTACCGCTTAAAGCGCATGACTGCATTCATTGATCCGTTCAAAAGTGCCCATAATGAAGGCTACCAGTTGGTGCAGTCGCTCTACGCCTTCGGCTCAGGAAATATTTTCGGCCAGGGACTTGGCGCGGGTAAACAGAAACTATTCTTCCTCCCGGAAGCACATAATGACTTCATTATGGCTGTTGTGGGTGAAGAACTGGGCTTTATCGGTGTGACTGTTGTATTTCTAGTTATCGGTTTCCTGCTCTGGCGCGGGTTCAAAATTGCCCTTGCACAGGATGACCTGCAAGACAGATTTACAGCTTACGGAATGACCATCATGCTGGCTCTGGGATTCACCCTGAATCTTGCTGTGGTTATGGGAACTGTTCCACCGAAAGGAGTACCCATGCCCTTCGTAAGCTATGGTGGCTCCAGTCTGCTTGTTTCATGTTTCTGCATCGGCATCCTCCTTAATCTGTCGCGGGGGAAAGTCTGATGAAACGCATTATTCTTACCACCGGCGGCACAGGGGGTCATGTTTTTCCCGCCCTTGCTGTTGCACATGAGATTAAATCCAGATTTCCTGATTGCGAAATTCTGTTCCTCGGCGGCAACGGTCCGGAAAAGGAAATGGCTAAACGCGCAGGAATCGCATTTAAAGGACTCCCCGCTAAAGGAGTCATGGGCGGCGGACTGGCAAAAATTTTAGGCTCTTTCTGGATTGTCCCTTCCATGACACTGGCAATTAAAGAAGTCATGACGTTCAGCCCTGATGCAATTATCGGATTCGGTGGATATGCGGGATTCTGTCCGGTGCTGGCTGGATGGATGCTTGGTATTCCAACAGCCGTTCACGAACAAAACAGCGTGCCCGGAATGACCAACCGTATTTTGGGCAAGGTTGTAAAAAAAGTTTTCACCTCATTTGCGGACAATTCAGGATCATTTCCGGAAGGCAAAGTTGCAGTCACAGGTAATCCGGTTCGTAAAGAGATCATAAACTCCGGCAAAACTGCGGCTGATAAATCCGTGCTTGTTTTCGGAGGCAGTCAGGGAGCGGCAGCTATCAACAACGCGATAGTTGAAGGACTTTCCCGGATAAAAGACAGCGGAATAACCCTGCGCCACCAGACCGGAAAAGCGGATTATGAAAAAGTCCGTGCCGCATACGAGCAGGCAGGATTCAGCGGTGAAGCAGTCTCGCCGTTTATCCATAATATGGCTGAGGCATATGCTAACGCACAGCTTGTTGTGTGCAGATCAGGAGCCTCGACGATTTTCGAAGTTGCGGCAGCAGGAAAGCCTGCGATTTTCATCCCGTTTCCTTATGCCACCCATGATCACCAGACCGGAAATGCTAATTCTCTGGCAGGTATTAACGCGGCAATAGTCATCCCCCAAAAAGATTTGAACGGGGATTTGCTGGCCGAAGAAATTTTGAAACTGATTTCGGATCAGAACAAGCTGAAAGAGATGGGAAACAATGCTCTTTCATTTGCAAAACCTGATGCAGCATCCGTCATTGTTGACGGCATAGAAAATATTATTCGAATGAGAACAATAAGAGGTGTGGCATGATCGCAGCAGAAGGCCCCAGTGTTCCTTTGGTTACAGATGCAGCTTGTCCCATTATGCGCAGCAGAGTGGGTAACATTCACATGATCGGGATCGGTGGTTCAGGCATGAGCGGTATTGCCGAAGTTCTGATCAACATGGGTTTCACTGTGACAGGCTCCGACCTCGCTGCCGGTGCACCAGTGAAGCGTCTACTTAAAATGGGCGCGCAAGTATTCATCGGGCATGGCGGGGATAATGTTTCAGGTGCAGATGTTGTGGTTAAATCAACTGCTATCTCTGAGAATAATCCTGAAGTCGTCAAAGCCCGCGAACTGGGTATTCCCATTATTCCCAGAGCGGAAATGCTGGCCGAACTGATGCGGCTGCGCACCGGAATCGCAGTGGCGGGTACTCATGGAAAAACAACCACCACCTCGCTGCTGGCTACAATTTTCACCGAAGCGGAACTTGACCCTACTGTCATCATCGGCGGCCGGCTCAATACCTTCGGCAGTAACGCCCGTCTCGGAGATGGACAATATCTGATTGCTGAGGCTGATGAATCCGATGGTTCATTTCTCTGCCTTTCTCCCATCATCACTATTGTGACCAATGTGGATAAAGATCACATGGATTTTTACGATGATCAGGATGCGATTGATGAATCTTTCCGCAAATTCATGAATTCTATACCTTTTTACGGAATGAATATTGTTTGCGGCGATGATAAAGGTGTAAAAAGACTGCTGCCATCCATTAAGCGTCCCTGCATGACCTACGGTCTGGAAAAAAGTAACAGGCTGCGCGCGGAAATTCTGTCCTGCGAAGTACGTTCTCTGTTCAAAGTTTTTCTGGATGATGAACTTCTGGGTGAAGTCTCCCTTGCTCAGCCCGGTAAGCATAACGTGCTGAATGCGCTCGGCGCAATCGGCGTGGCCCTTGAAGCAGGAATTGATAAAAAAGCAATCCTCTCGGGCCTGTCAAACTTCATGGGAGTCGGGCGCAGATTTGAGAAAAAAGGTGAATGCAAAGGGGTCATGGTTGTTGATGACTACGGGCATCATCCAGCAGAAATTCAGGCAACCATTGAAACGGCCAAATCCTGCTTTCCGGGCCGCAGACTTGTGGTTGCATTCCAGCCGCACAGATTCACCAGAACACAAGCCCTGTTCGGTGAGTTTTGCAAAACCTTTGAACTGGCTGATGAACTGCTCTTAACTGAGATATACCCAGCTTCGGAATCTCCTATTCCAGGTGTAAACGGCATGTCTCTGGCGCAAGGCATCAGACAGATCAGCTCCACCAAAGTCCGTTTTTACCCGGACTTTGAAATGATGGAAAATGAACTGCCGAATATTTTGAAACCGGGCGATCTGTTCATCACACAGGGCGCAGGATCAATTTACAAGATAGGGGAAAATTACTTGAGATTTCTGGAGGAACAAGGCTGCGACTGCAAAATCGCACAACCCTGCACACCGGAATAATATATTTTTGTAAGGCAGAACATTAACTGCGAAAGACGCAGGACACATATAAAAACTCAAAAATATCACTCCCGTGACTCAAAATGATCACCGGAGGAAAAGGTAA harbors:
- the murC gene encoding UDP-N-acetylmuramate--L-alanine ligase; translated protein: MRSRVGNIHMIGIGGSGMSGIAEVLINMGFTVTGSDLAAGAPVKRLLKMGAQVFIGHGGDNVSGADVVVKSTAISENNPEVVKARELGIPIIPRAEMLAELMRLRTGIAVAGTHGKTTTTSLLATIFTEAELDPTVIIGGRLNTFGSNARLGDGQYLIAEADESDGSFLCLSPIITIVTNVDKDHMDFYDDQDAIDESFRKFMNSIPFYGMNIVCGDDKGVKRLLPSIKRPCMTYGLEKSNRLRAEILSCEVRSLFKVFLDDELLGEVSLAQPGKHNVLNALGAIGVALEAGIDKKAILSGLSNFMGVGRRFEKKGECKGVMVVDDYGHHPAEIQATIETAKSCFPGRRLVVAFQPHRFTRTQALFGEFCKTFELADELLLTEIYPASESPIPGVNGMSLAQGIRQISSTKVRFYPDFEMMENELPNILKPGDLFITQGAGSIYKIGENYLRFLEEQGCDCKIAQPCTPE
- the murG gene encoding undecaprenyldiphospho-muramoylpentapeptide beta-N-acetylglucosaminyltransferase; translation: MKRIILTTGGTGGHVFPALAVAHEIKSRFPDCEILFLGGNGPEKEMAKRAGIAFKGLPAKGVMGGGLAKILGSFWIVPSMTLAIKEVMTFSPDAIIGFGGYAGFCPVLAGWMLGIPTAVHEQNSVPGMTNRILGKVVKKVFTSFADNSGSFPEGKVAVTGNPVRKEIINSGKTAADKSVLVFGGSQGAAAINNAIVEGLSRIKDSGITLRHQTGKADYEKVRAAYEQAGFSGEAVSPFIHNMAEAYANAQLVVCRSGASTIFEVAAAGKPAIFIPFPYATHDHQTGNANSLAGINAAIVIPQKDLNGDLLAEEILKLISDQNKLKEMGNNALSFAKPDAASVIVDGIENIIRMRTIRGVA
- the mraY gene encoding phospho-N-acetylmuramoyl-pentapeptide-transferase, whose protein sequence is MIYHFLVPLSAQLGIFNVFRYITFRSIYALLTALLITIVLGPIMMRWLQKVKCGQYIQEDGPLQHQCKAGTPTMGGLLLGFGVLVSTLLWADLTNVYVWLTMLVFAGFGIVGFVDDYTKIKRKQNKGISASAKLFGQLLVAGTAVGFLIMQPAYSTELAVPFFKNFTPDLGWMYLPFALLVMIGASNGVNLTDGLDGLAIGPSITNATCYAFFIYIAGHVGMSTYLNVPHVPGVGEVTVFCGALVGAGLGFLWYNAYPAQIFMGDVGSLSIGGVLGFIAVLCKQELLLTIVGGVFVFETVSVIMQVGYFKVSGGKRIFRMAPLHHHFEHKGVSESKIVIRFWIISILMALMALSTLKIR
- the ftsW gene encoding putative lipid II flippase FtsW, producing MNKKKNLSGKPERPDYWLLAAALLLACFGLMMVLSASGIMAERFFDDKYLFFKKQAMFLVAGTSLMYLCSRLPKAVFYNMVYVWLMGAFILLLLCDFSPLSFSAGGAKRWIVLGPVRIQPLEFCKPALIFYLAYFFSRKQDMIKTFSVGFLPPFAITGALCILLMMQPDFGGSVFLCMILFFMSLVGGTRISYLIMSLFFAGGAGYMLITSSPYRLKRMTAFIDPFKSAHNEGYQLVQSLYAFGSGNIFGQGLGAGKQKLFFLPEAHNDFIMAVVGEELGFIGVTVVFLVIGFLLWRGFKIALAQDDLQDRFTAYGMTIMLALGFTLNLAVVMGTVPPKGVPMPFVSYGGSSLLVSCFCIGILLNLSRGKV
- the murD gene encoding UDP-N-acetylmuramoyl-L-alanine--D-glutamate ligase; this translates as MDSAFVQQVTTTRMFTDRLAVVAGAGRSGIAAAKLLHALGATVRIVDANKKLTGAILEGLGDEARLMTGPFCQEQFAGADVIVVSPGIPVRKIRPFIGDLPARKIISELELASWFADEPKIAITGTNGKTTTTALIKHILEQSGRTAFAGANYGTPLSEYILEKGQCDVLVLEVSSFQLQNCRLFRPNAAILLNVSANHLDYHLDMAEYLAAKLKIFERQSSDGLAILPAEMRAVLDPKTFTRAEVKWFDGEKFPQQPNLPGNHNRLNIEAAWLALEKIGLTLEEFEAGLKTFTGKHHRIENIGTVRGVQFINDSKGTNLDAVKAALRSFEGPVKLLLGGKFKGGDVTELIPAMKGRVDEVALFGAGREHFEPALKNHFKISWHENLDKAVHKLFADSAAGDTILLSPGTASFDAYTGYEARGDHFKRIMEELS